A genomic segment from Limosilactobacillus sp. encodes:
- a CDS encoding Mini-ribonuclease 3 — METADYQQLNGIALAYLGDAVYEVFIRQHLLSQGLSKPTKLQHLATHYVSAKAQAALIDLMKEDDLLNETEWAYFKRGRNANSHTHAKHTAVLTYRMSTGFEALMGYLQLSGQQERLQELAEWCIQQVEAGRTKHED, encoded by the coding sequence ATGGAAACAGCAGACTATCAACAGCTAAACGGCATCGCCCTGGCCTACCTGGGGGATGCGGTCTACGAAGTATTTATTCGCCAGCACCTCTTGAGCCAGGGCCTTAGCAAGCCCACCAAGTTGCAGCACCTGGCAACCCACTACGTTTCGGCCAAGGCCCAGGCGGCCCTGATCGATCTGATGAAGGAAGACGATTTGTTAAACGAGACGGAGTGGGCCTACTTCAAGCGCGGCCGCAACGCCAACAGTCATACCCACGCCAAGCACACCGCGGTCCTGACCTACCGGATGTCGACGGGCTTTGAGGCCTTGATGGGCTACCTGCAGCTATCGGGGCAGCAGGAACGGCTGCAGGAACTAGCAGAATGGTGCATTCAACAAGTGGAAGCGGGGCGGACGAAGCATGAAGACTGA
- a CDS encoding aminopeptidase C has translation MTFKITKDDLDRFRTDYEGRRDSQVIENAVTKNGVRNASFNWHSIADNDPHFSIDLKTGNVADQKQSGRCWLFAALNTMRHDMQSKFNLPDDFELSQSYQFFWDKFEKANYFYENVIKTAKKPTDSRKVAWLMEAPQNDGGQWDMLCALIEKYGVVPKSAMPESFNATNSRGIDEVLNNKLRHDAVILRKMVNEDHASEKRLDAKRGELLNEVYRMLAYAFGEPVTTFDFEYRTKKDHEYHRDSNLTPQKFFKKYVGWNLDDYVSIIQAPTADKKYHKTYTIDMLGNVVGGRQIKHLNLPMDEFKQLAIEQLKNGESVWFGSDVVKYSETKLGIMALNTYDYSALFDVDLDMTKAEALDYGQSMMDHAMVITGVDLVDGKPTKWKVENSWGDKVGHKGYFVMSDAWMDKYVYQLVVNKKYLTDKQKKAQEQEPIVLKPWDPMGTLA, from the coding sequence ATGACTTTTAAAATCACCAAGGACGATCTCGATCGTTTTCGCACCGACTATGAGGGCCGGCGTGACAGCCAAGTAATCGAAAACGCCGTCACTAAGAACGGGGTTCGCAACGCCAGCTTCAACTGGCACTCGATTGCCGACAACGATCCCCACTTCTCAATTGACCTGAAGACCGGGAACGTCGCCGATCAGAAGCAGTCCGGTCGCTGCTGGTTGTTTGCCGCATTGAACACGATGCGTCACGACATGCAGAGCAAGTTCAACCTGCCGGATGACTTTGAATTGTCCCAGTCCTACCAATTCTTCTGGGACAAGTTCGAGAAGGCTAACTACTTCTACGAAAACGTCATCAAGACCGCCAAGAAGCCGACCGACAGCCGGAAGGTGGCCTGGCTGATGGAGGCACCGCAAAACGACGGTGGTCAGTGGGACATGCTGTGTGCTTTGATCGAAAAGTACGGGGTGGTGCCGAAGTCCGCAATGCCGGAATCCTTTAACGCCACCAACTCTCGGGGCATCGACGAGGTCTTGAACAACAAGCTTCGTCACGACGCCGTGATCCTGCGCAAGATGGTCAACGAGGATCACGCCAGCGAAAAGCGCCTGGACGCCAAGCGTGGCGAGCTGCTGAACGAGGTCTACCGGATGCTGGCCTACGCTTTTGGTGAACCAGTCACGACCTTCGACTTCGAATACCGGACGAAGAAGGATCACGAGTACCACCGCGACAGCAACCTGACACCACAGAAATTCTTCAAGAAGTACGTCGGCTGGAACCTGGATGACTACGTTTCGATCATCCAGGCCCCAACCGCCGACAAGAAGTACCACAAGACCTACACGATCGACATGCTGGGCAACGTCGTCGGTGGCCGACAGATCAAGCACCTCAACCTGCCGATGGACGAGTTCAAGCAGCTGGCGATTGAACAGCTGAAGAACGGCGAAAGCGTTTGGTTCGGTTCCGACGTCGTCAAGTACTCTGAGACCAAGCTGGGGATCATGGCGCTGAACACCTACGATTACAGCGCCCTCTTCGACGTGGATCTCGACATGACCAAGGCCGAGGCCCTCGACTACGGCCAGAGCATGATGGACCACGCGATGGTCATCACCGGGGTTGACCTGGTCGATGGCAAGCCAACCAAGTGGAAGGTCGAGAACTCCTGGGGTGACAAGGTTGGCCACAAGGGCTACTTCGTGATGTCCGACGCCTGGATGGACAAGTACGTCTACCAGCTCGTCGTCAACAAGAAGTACCTGACTGACAAGCAAAAGAAGGCCCAGGAACAGGAACCAATCGTCCTGAAGCCATGGGACCCAATGGGAACGTTAGCTTAA
- a CDS encoding alpha/beta hydrolase translates to MIHELQNNPTLDGQVRLLDNVTYAAVDGRPLKMAIMTPWTQRYPQQYHPAPRPLLVFVQGSSWRTGKLGEEIPQLVQFVKHGYVVATVQHRSAVDGYAFPAFLEDVKTAIRYLRRHARKYAIDPHRVGIWGTSSGANAAMLVGLTGDDERYKTRLYAHESDRVDAVISCFAPMDVADTFEYSKKVPGNKLLQFCLFGPDPSKWAEVARAMSPLAVEEPGQDYPPFLLLHGDADTVVPYHQMVDMYNQLDQDGYEVTAYRVKGANHERDFWSQRIYDIARDFLDQKLK, encoded by the coding sequence ATGATTCATGAGCTGCAAAACAACCCCACTTTAGATGGGCAGGTCCGCCTGCTCGATAACGTGACCTACGCGGCGGTTGATGGCCGCCCCCTCAAGATGGCCATCATGACCCCGTGGACCCAGCGTTACCCCCAACAGTACCACCCGGCGCCGCGCCCACTGCTTGTCTTCGTCCAGGGGAGTTCCTGGCGCACCGGCAAGCTGGGTGAGGAAATTCCGCAGCTGGTGCAATTCGTCAAGCACGGCTACGTGGTGGCGACCGTCCAGCACCGCAGCGCCGTCGACGGTTACGCCTTTCCGGCCTTCTTGGAGGACGTCAAGACAGCGATCCGCTACCTGCGGCGTCACGCTCGCAAATACGCGATTGACCCGCACCGCGTCGGCATTTGGGGGACTTCCTCGGGTGCCAATGCGGCGATGCTGGTCGGCCTGACCGGGGATGACGAACGCTACAAGACCCGGCTCTACGCCCACGAATCCGACCGGGTTGACGCAGTCATTTCCTGCTTCGCGCCGATGGACGTGGCCGACACCTTTGAGTATTCCAAGAAGGTCCCGGGCAACAAGCTGCTCCAGTTCTGCCTCTTTGGGCCCGATCCGTCCAAGTGGGCGGAGGTCGCCCGGGCGATGAGCCCGCTGGCCGTCGAGGAGCCGGGGCAGGATTACCCGCCATTCCTGCTGCTGCACGGGGATGCCGATACCGTGGTTCCTTACCACCAGATGGTCGACATGTACAACCAGCTCGACCAGGACGGCTACGAGGTCACGGCCTACCGGGTTAAGGGCGCCAACCACGAACGCGACTTCTGGAGCCAGCGCATTTACGACATTGCGCGGGACTTCCTGGATCAAAAATTAAAATAA
- a CDS encoding sigma-70 family RNA polymerase sigma factor, with protein sequence MQMLHCTKQYDYLVDLMMLDRAKSGDSQDFTALLKCYRPMIRRLWQQYYIPGLELEDWRQEAELVLVRTLRSYHGRSLSQFAGFYKQSLINRLLDLYRARQACKRIPAERLAPLGTVKTEYLVDAHCTIPDEEAYCQDCLLSFAKKCSPFELEVLCLLHEGKSHREIAQQLDCTEQKVHAALARGRNKLIKELREW encoded by the coding sequence ATGCAAATGCTGCACTGCACCAAACAATACGATTACTTAGTCGACTTAATGATGTTGGACCGGGCGAAAAGTGGCGACAGTCAAGATTTCACTGCGCTGCTTAAATGCTATCGACCCATGATTCGCCGCCTTTGGCAACAATACTACATTCCGGGACTTGAATTAGAGGACTGGCGACAGGAGGCCGAACTGGTTCTCGTCCGGACGCTTCGTTCTTACCACGGTCGGTCGTTGAGCCAATTTGCTGGTTTTTACAAGCAGAGCCTGATTAACCGGCTTCTGGACCTTTACCGGGCACGGCAGGCTTGTAAACGGATCCCGGCAGAACGGTTAGCACCATTGGGAACCGTTAAAACCGAATACTTAGTCGACGCCCACTGCACAATTCCGGACGAGGAGGCTTATTGCCAGGACTGTCTGCTCAGTTTCGCCAAGAAGTGCTCACCCTTCGAGTTGGAAGTGCTGTGCCTACTCCACGAGGGCAAAAGTCACCGGGAGATTGCCCAGCAGCTGGACTGCACGGAGCAAAAGGTCCACGCCGCACTGGCTCGTGGCCGCAATAAGCTCATCAAGGAATTAAGGGAATGGTAG
- the secE gene encoding preprotein translocase subunit SecE codes for MHLIRFTKSVCHEMKLVVWPTAKENRRDTTIVISLTLFFVLFFALFDWLIQLLMKLFV; via the coding sequence ATGCACTTAATTCGATTTACCAAAAGTGTTTGTCATGAAATGAAGTTGGTTGTTTGGCCAACCGCCAAGGAAAACCGGCGCGACACGACGATCGTTATTTCTTTAACCCTGTTCTTCGTGCTGTTCTTTGCCCTGTTTGACTGGCTGATTCAGCTGTTAATGAAGCTGTTTGTCTAA
- the rlmB gene encoding 23S rRNA (guanosine(2251)-2'-O)-methyltransferase RlmB encodes MKTENTDFIIGRHPAVMALKSDQEINKVFIQSGLKADAIAQIVKLAKERHLVISNVPKTKLDNMTDHQNHQGVALAVAAYQYATIDDLFANAEKHGEDPFFLILDELEDPHNLGSIIRTADAAGVHGIIIPRRRAVGLTSVVAKTSTGAIEHVPVARVTNLVQTAKELQDRGVWLFGTDMKGKDYRTWDAHGAVALVIGNEGRGISPLLKKTCDEMLTIPMIGHVQSLNASVAASLLIYQGFNSRHPLK; translated from the coding sequence ATGAAGACTGAGAATACCGATTTTATTATTGGCCGGCACCCGGCCGTGATGGCACTGAAGTCGGACCAGGAGATCAATAAGGTCTTCATCCAGTCCGGACTAAAGGCGGACGCCATCGCCCAGATCGTCAAGCTGGCGAAGGAACGCCACCTGGTGATTTCAAACGTGCCAAAGACCAAGCTGGACAACATGACCGACCACCAGAATCACCAGGGGGTGGCCCTGGCGGTGGCGGCCTACCAGTACGCGACGATTGACGACCTCTTTGCCAACGCCGAAAAGCACGGAGAGGACCCGTTCTTCCTGATCTTAGACGAGCTGGAGGATCCGCACAATCTCGGCTCCATCATCCGGACGGCAGACGCGGCCGGGGTTCACGGGATTATTATCCCGCGGCGCCGAGCGGTTGGCCTGACCTCGGTTGTGGCCAAGACCTCGACGGGGGCGATCGAACACGTTCCGGTGGCCCGGGTGACCAACCTGGTCCAGACCGCCAAGGAATTACAGGACCGCGGCGTCTGGCTTTTCGGCACCGATATGAAGGGCAAGGATTACCGGACCTGGGATGCCCACGGTGCCGTGGCACTGGTGATTGGTAACGAGGGGCGGGGGATCTCGCCCCTTCTGAAGAAGACCTGTGACGAGATGCTGACGATTCCGATGATTGGCCACGTCCAGAGCTTGAACGCCAGCGTGGCAGCCAGCCTTCTGATTTACCAGGGCTTTAACTCACGGCACCCATTGAAATAG
- a CDS encoding dUTP diphosphatase: MKRGFEVVSTKRDQGINLPKRQTENAAGYDFEAAQDFTLPSIWKGNFIKALWTIHQQKKLTDTDFTAADASLKPYLVPTGIKAYMQPDEFLLLADRSSGPLKRRLVLPNGVGIVDADYYNNAGNEGEIFFQLINYGLRDYHVKKGERIGQGIFIPYLRADNEDQPTAQRTGGFGSTKK, translated from the coding sequence ATGAAACGCGGATTTGAAGTGGTTTCCACCAAGCGCGACCAGGGGATCAACCTGCCGAAACGACAGACGGAAAACGCCGCGGGCTACGACTTTGAAGCGGCACAAGACTTTACCCTGCCATCAATTTGGAAGGGTAATTTTATCAAGGCCCTGTGGACAATTCACCAGCAGAAAAAGCTGACCGACACTGACTTCACGGCAGCCGACGCCAGCCTGAAGCCCTACCTGGTGCCAACGGGAATCAAGGCCTACATGCAGCCGGACGAATTCCTCTTGCTGGCAGACCGGTCTAGCGGCCCACTGAAGCGGCGGCTGGTTTTGCCAAACGGGGTTGGAATTGTCGATGCCGATTACTACAACAACGCCGGCAACGAGGGGGAGATTTTCTTCCAGCTGATCAACTACGGTCTGCGTGACTACCACGTTAAGAAGGGCGAGCGGATCGGTCAGGGGATTTTTATTCCTTACTTGCGGGCCGACAACGAGGACCAGCCAACGGCCCAGCGAACCGGTGGCTTTGGTTCGACTAAGAAGTAG
- the nusG gene encoding transcription termination/antitermination protein NusG, whose product MESHEKRWYVLHTYSGYENRVKSNLESRAQSMGMQDYIFRVVVANETVRQMKDGQAKEVVENTFPGYVLVEMVMTDQAWYIARNTPGVTGFLGSHGGGSKPTPLLPEEVERIMKRMGATITVSDLDVKEGDTVKVIAGPFADLTGKVTAVDHEKQKLKVNVEMFGRETSAELGFDQVDTDAE is encoded by the coding sequence GTGGAATCACATGAAAAACGTTGGTACGTATTGCACACCTACTCCGGTTACGAAAACCGGGTCAAGAGCAACCTGGAATCCCGGGCCCAGTCAATGGGGATGCAGGACTACATTTTCCGGGTGGTCGTTGCCAACGAAACCGTTCGGCAGATGAAGGACGGCCAGGCTAAGGAAGTTGTCGAAAACACCTTCCCGGGCTACGTCTTGGTTGAAATGGTCATGACCGATCAGGCATGGTACATTGCCCGGAACACGCCGGGGGTTACCGGCTTCCTCGGTTCACACGGTGGTGGTTCCAAGCCGACGCCGCTGCTGCCGGAAGAAGTTGAGCGGATCATGAAGCGGATGGGAGCCACGATTACCGTCAGCGACCTGGACGTCAAGGAAGGCGACACGGTCAAGGTTATTGCCGGACCATTTGCCGACCTGACCGGGAAGGTAACGGCGGTTGACCACGAAAAGCAAAAGCTGAAGGTCAACGTTGAGATGTTCGGCCGGGAAACGTCCGCCGAACTGGGCTTTGACCAGGTCGACACCGACGCTGAATAA
- the cysS gene encoding cysteine--tRNA ligase, protein MLTIYNTLTRKKEEFKPLHPGVVNMYVCGPTVYNYIHIGNARSAIAFDTVRRYLEFKGYKVNYVSNFTDVDDKMIKAAHEQGITVPQLADKYIQAFMEDTKAINIEPATLHPRATENIEDIVKFIADLVEKGYAYAKDGDVYYRARKFKHYGQLSGQSIDDLEVGASEHVSADEVDKKEDPMDFALWKAAKPGEISWNSPWGKGRPGWHIECSVMSTKYLGKTLDIHAGGQDLEFPHHENEIAQSEAETGQKFVRYWMHNGFVTIGKDNEKMSKSLHNFITVHDIIKEVDPQVLRFFMATTQYRRPIQYSKANLVDAQNNLDHIQTAYDNLTYRQKDALAGGDDQVEAQLADFKHRFITAMDDDINVQNGIAVVYELVKAANVYAQQETVHQDALAAYKATLQELLSIFGVELTASDNQIDDEQIKQLIEERNQARKNRDFARSDQIRDDLKKQGIILEDTPQGTRYKKE, encoded by the coding sequence ATGCTGACAATTTATAACACGTTAACGAGAAAAAAGGAAGAATTCAAGCCACTGCATCCAGGCGTAGTTAACATGTATGTCTGTGGTCCGACGGTGTACAACTATATCCACATCGGCAATGCCCGCTCGGCGATCGCCTTTGACACGGTGCGGCGTTATCTGGAATTCAAGGGTTACAAGGTTAATTACGTCTCCAACTTCACCGACGTGGATGACAAGATGATCAAGGCCGCCCACGAGCAGGGAATCACGGTTCCCCAGCTAGCCGACAAGTACATCCAGGCCTTCATGGAGGACACCAAGGCAATCAATATTGAACCGGCCACCCTCCACCCGCGGGCCACTGAAAATATTGAAGACATCGTCAAATTCATTGCTGACCTGGTCGAGAAGGGCTATGCCTACGCAAAGGACGGGGACGTTTACTACCGGGCCCGTAAATTCAAACACTACGGCCAGCTGTCCGGCCAGTCAATCGACGACCTGGAAGTCGGGGCCAGCGAGCACGTCAGCGCCGATGAGGTTGACAAGAAGGAGGACCCGATGGACTTCGCCCTCTGGAAGGCTGCCAAGCCGGGTGAAATCAGTTGGAACTCACCGTGGGGCAAGGGTCGTCCCGGCTGGCACATCGAGTGCTCTGTGATGTCGACCAAGTACCTGGGTAAGACGCTCGACATTCACGCCGGGGGTCAGGACCTCGAGTTCCCGCACCACGAAAACGAAATTGCCCAAAGTGAGGCTGAGACCGGGCAGAAGTTCGTGCGCTACTGGATGCACAACGGCTTCGTGACGATCGGCAAGGACAACGAGAAGATGAGCAAGTCCCTGCACAACTTCATCACCGTCCACGACATTATTAAGGAAGTCGATCCCCAGGTACTGCGTTTCTTCATGGCGACCACCCAGTACCGGCGGCCAATCCAATACAGCAAGGCCAACCTGGTTGACGCCCAAAACAACCTGGATCACATTCAGACCGCCTACGACAACCTGACCTACCGGCAAAAGGACGCTTTAGCCGGTGGCGATGACCAGGTTGAGGCGCAACTGGCGGACTTCAAGCACCGCTTCATCACGGCTATGGATGACGACATCAACGTCCAAAACGGGATCGCGGTGGTCTACGAGCTGGTCAAGGCAGCCAACGTTTACGCCCAACAGGAGACTGTTCACCAGGATGCCCTGGCGGCCTACAAGGCGACTTTGCAAGAGTTGCTGAGCATCTTCGGGGTCGAACTGACGGCCAGCGACAACCAAATCGATGACGAGCAGATCAAGCAGCTGATCGAGGAGCGCAACCAGGCCCGCAAGAATCGCGACTTTGCCCGCAGCGACCAAATCAGAGACGATCTTAAAAAACAGGGAATCATCCTGGAGGACACGCCCCAGGGGACCCGTTACAAGAAGGAGTAA
- a CDS encoding PIN/TRAM domain-containing protein has product MDKKPRRILTLIYVVVGATIGFYYMPLIWDVLNWHIAESLLAIIDIILGALVFWLLAIPLVTPTLKAIHRVETTLTSKNPLYLLSGALLTIIGLVLAILISIPLWRTRIPVINNILPILLMIIFSYFGFRIGTTRLDDWRKLILRRNQKERDGEVLERQDPNYHHYKILDTNILIDGRIYDLVKTGFLEGTLLVPNFVLYELQYIADSGESIKRVRGRRGLDILNKLRSEKIVPIEMYEGDFEDIPEVDSKLIALAKKVHGAIVTNDYNLNKVIQFQNVDVLNINNLAKSLRPRVIPGETMRVVVVKKGTERQQGVAYLDDGTMVVVEDGRYFMNKPIDVEVTSALQTDAGRMIFARPLHSQKGIGDQSGKDTAKPSNSNKNNQKKQK; this is encoded by the coding sequence ATGGACAAAAAACCACGTCGAATTTTGACGTTGATCTACGTCGTCGTGGGGGCCACGATTGGCTTCTACTACATGCCACTGATCTGGGATGTTCTCAACTGGCACATTGCCGAATCATTATTAGCAATTATTGATATTATTCTTGGTGCACTTGTTTTCTGGCTGCTGGCGATTCCGCTGGTGACGCCGACTTTAAAGGCAATCCACCGGGTTGAGACCACATTGACCAGCAAGAACCCACTGTACCTATTATCGGGAGCACTGCTGACGATTATCGGGCTGGTGCTGGCAATCCTGATCTCGATTCCATTGTGGCGGACCCGGATCCCGGTCATCAATAACATCCTGCCGATCCTGTTGATGATCATCTTCAGCTACTTTGGCTTCCGGATCGGGACCACGCGGCTGGACGACTGGCGCAAGCTGATCCTGCGGCGGAACCAAAAGGAACGGGACGGCGAGGTCCTTGAACGTCAGGATCCCAATTACCACCATTACAAGATCCTGGATACCAACATCCTGATCGATGGTCGGATTTATGACCTGGTCAAGACCGGTTTTCTGGAAGGAACGCTATTGGTACCGAACTTCGTGCTCTACGAACTGCAGTACATTGCCGACTCCGGCGAGAGCATCAAGCGGGTTCGGGGCCGGCGCGGCCTGGATATCTTAAATAAGCTGCGCAGTGAGAAGATCGTGCCGATTGAGATGTACGAGGGCGACTTCGAGGACATCCCTGAGGTCGATAGCAAATTGATTGCCCTGGCCAAGAAGGTACATGGGGCGATCGTTACCAACGACTACAACCTTAACAAGGTGATCCAGTTCCAAAACGTCGACGTCTTAAACATCAACAACCTAGCCAAGTCGCTGCGTCCCCGGGTCATCCCGGGCGAGACGATGCGGGTGGTCGTCGTCAAGAAGGGGACAGAGCGCCAGCAAGGGGTGGCTTACCTGGACGACGGCACCATGGTGGTGGTCGAGGACGGCCGCTACTTCATGAACAAGCCGATTGACGTCGAGGTCACCTCGGCCCTGCAAACGGACGCGGGCCGGATGATCTTCGCCCGGCCGCTGCATTCGCAAAAAGGGATCGGCGACCAGAGCGGCAAGGATACTGCCAAGCCGTCAAATTCAAACAAGAACAATCAAAAGAAGCAGAAGTAA
- a CDS encoding GNAT family N-acetyltransferase — protein MQYQIEDHRIVASDGQQFVGEISFPAVQGYSDRVVAERVFVHPDFRGQGVVVSLVKRFIDYATDQGWTVKLMCPYVTQQFKQHPEYQHLLLPEDRF, from the coding sequence ATGCAATACCAAATTGAGGATCACCGCATTGTTGCTAGTGACGGCCAGCAGTTCGTCGGCGAGATTTCATTTCCCGCCGTCCAGGGCTATTCCGACCGGGTCGTCGCCGAACGGGTCTTTGTCCACCCTGATTTTCGTGGACAAGGGGTGGTTGTGTCGCTCGTAAAACGTTTTATTGACTACGCCACCGACCAGGGCTGGACCGTCAAGCTGATGTGCCCATACGTGACCCAGCAGTTCAAGCAGCATCCGGAGTATCAACATTTGCTATTACCAGAAGATCGGTTTTAA
- the rpmG gene encoding 50S ribosomal protein L33, whose product MSQKKVALECTKCGARNYTITANPQRESRLELRKFCKHCGEYTLHRESK is encoded by the coding sequence ATGTCCCAAAAGAAAGTTGCCTTGGAATGTACGAAATGCGGTGCGCGCAACTACACGATCACCGCTAACCCGCAACGAGAATCAAGATTAGAATTACGGAAATTCTGTAAGCATTGCGGGGAGTACACGCTTCACCGCGAGAGCAAGTAG
- the rpiA gene encoding ribose-5-phosphate isomerase RpiA → MNQDELKAQTGQESVKYIKSGMIVGLGTGSTVRYMVDELGKQVQAGNITDIIGVTTSNRTTKQAESLGITIKNLDEVDHIDLTIDGADEISDDFQGIKGGGGALLWEKIVANASDKVMWIVDQSKMVHKLGKFPLPVEVIPFGSQHVFNRLEKKGYKPSWRMDGDQKYRTDENNYIIDLHLGQIDHPAELADELIHMVGVVETGLFLNRVNDVIVGTDEGPKVLHAR, encoded by the coding sequence ATGAACCAAGACGAATTAAAGGCACAGACGGGGCAGGAATCCGTTAAGTACATCAAGTCCGGCATGATCGTCGGCCTCGGCACCGGCTCCACGGTCCGCTACATGGTTGACGAGCTTGGCAAGCAGGTCCAAGCCGGCAACATCACCGACATCATCGGGGTAACGACCTCGAACCGGACCACCAAGCAGGCAGAGAGCCTCGGCATCACCATTAAGAACCTGGACGAGGTCGACCACATCGACCTGACCATCGATGGCGCCGATGAAATCAGCGATGACTTCCAGGGGATCAAGGGTGGCGGTGGCGCCCTGCTCTGGGAAAAGATCGTGGCCAACGCTTCCGATAAGGTAATGTGGATCGTCGACCAAAGCAAGATGGTCCACAAGCTGGGCAAGTTCCCGCTGCCGGTCGAAGTAATCCCATTCGGCAGCCAGCACGTCTTCAACCGCCTCGAGAAGAAGGGCTACAAGCCAAGCTGGCGGATGGACGGCGACCAGAAGTACCGGACCGATGAAAATAACTACATCATCGACCTCCACCTCGGCCAGATCGACCACCCAGCAGAACTGGCGGATGAACTGATCCACATGGTCGGCGTTGTTGAAACGGGACTGTTCTTGAACCGGGTCAACGACGTGATCGTCGGCACCGACGAGGGTCCTAAGGTCCTGCACGCTCGTTAA
- the radA gene encoding DNA repair protein RadA, with translation MAKVRTQYVCQNCGYNSPRYLGRCPNCGQWNTFVEEQVQSASASSAKAKTTTLTGLVSKPQKISEIDSKQTPRVKTRLNELNRVLGGGIVPGSLILIGGDPGIGKSTLLLQVSGQLSDEHHRVLYVSGEESGTQIKMRAERLGVSGDDFYVYPETNMDSIRDTIRDLKPEYVVIDSVQTMQATDVSSAIGSVSQIREVTAQLMQIAKSNNITIFVVGHVTKGGALAGPKILEHMVDTVLYFEGDLHHTYRILRSVKNRFGSTNELGIFEMHTNGLTEVKNPSEIFLEERLQDATGSAVVVSLEGTRPILVEIQALVTPTVYGNAQRTATGLSRNRVSLIMAVLEKRANLMLQNQDAYLKAAGGVKLDEPAIDLAIAVSIASSYRDKGTRPSDAFVGEVGLTGEIRRVNRIEQRVAEAQKLGFERIFVPKNNLKGWKVPTGIQVIGVTTLKEALHLALA, from the coding sequence ATGGCCAAGGTGAGAACACAGTACGTTTGCCAAAACTGCGGCTACAATTCGCCGCGTTACCTCGGCCGGTGCCCCAACTGTGGCCAGTGGAACACCTTCGTCGAGGAACAGGTGCAGAGCGCAAGCGCCAGCAGTGCCAAGGCGAAGACGACCACGCTGACCGGCCTGGTGTCCAAGCCACAAAAGATCAGTGAGATCGATAGCAAGCAGACGCCGCGGGTCAAGACCCGACTGAACGAACTCAACCGGGTCCTCGGCGGCGGGATCGTGCCCGGCTCATTGATTCTGATCGGTGGGGACCCCGGGATCGGGAAGTCGACTTTGCTCCTCCAGGTGTCCGGCCAGCTGAGCGACGAGCATCACCGGGTGCTCTACGTTTCCGGTGAAGAGTCCGGCACCCAAATCAAGATGCGGGCGGAGCGACTCGGCGTTTCCGGCGACGACTTCTATGTATACCCGGAGACCAACATGGACAGCATTCGCGACACGATCCGGGACCTCAAGCCCGAATACGTGGTGATCGATTCGGTTCAGACGATGCAGGCCACCGACGTCAGCTCGGCGATCGGCAGCGTCTCCCAGATTCGCGAGGTCACGGCCCAGCTGATGCAGATTGCCAAGAGTAACAACATCACGATCTTCGTCGTCGGCCACGTCACCAAGGGCGGGGCGCTGGCCGGGCCGAAGATTCTGGAGCACATGGTCGACACGGTTCTCTACTTTGAAGGGGACCTTCACCACACCTACCGGATTCTGCGCTCGGTCAAGAACCGGTTTGGCTCGACCAACGAGCTGGGGATCTTCGAGATGCACACCAACGGGCTGACCGAGGTCAAGAATCCCTCGGAGATCTTCTTAGAGGAACGGCTCCAGGACGCCACCGGCTCGGCGGTGGTCGTTTCACTGGAGGGGACCCGGCCGATCCTGGTCGAAATCCAGGCCCTGGTCACGCCGACGGTCTACGGCAACGCCCAGCGGACCGCCACCGGGTTGAGCCGCAACCGGGTTTCGCTGATCATGGCGGTCCTGGAGAAGCGGGCCAACCTGATGCTGCAGAACCAGGACGCCTACCTGAAGGCCGCGGGTGGGGTTAAGCTGGATGAACCGGCGATCGATCTGGCGATTGCCGTCAGCATCGCCTCCAGCTACCGCGATAAGGGGACCCGGCCGAGCGATGCCTTTGTCGGTGAGGTTGGCCTGACCGGTGAAATCCGGCGGGTCAACCGGATCGAGCAGCGGGTAGCCGAGGCCCAGAAGCTGGGCTTTGAGCGAATCTTCGTGCCGAAGAACAACCTCAAGGGCTGGAAAGTGCCGACCGGCATTCAGGTAATCGGGGTGACGACGTTGAAGGAGGCGTTGCACCTGGCACTGGCCTAG